The Antarcticibacterium sp. 1MA-6-2 genome has a window encoding:
- a CDS encoding M56 family metallopeptidase: MGVLCFIFRFFKNLLYLKKLVETNDKVVERISTKVLLPFRQIPYSYFRYIFVEKDAFKSNQIPKEILKHEEAHVQQNHTLDLLILEILQIIFWFNPLFYFIKRSMRLNHEFMADEAVLKQKNIIPADYLNLLINSSYGINQTIMTSSFKNSLIKKRVVMISNSFSKKRARLKIGFIVPVLCCCIYFFNNDIVAHPIPVDEREVNTAENEPNLSNSADSLIYGRINYLQSEGKAHKGFRVITNRWAIKNRKDKIVGDKKLDILIQDQKIQVNGKAVNVDEFVQVINSITHTWTKEDAMLYKLSVSLDSKENPVYSRLSMRFTETDLFKMDPSHGMYIYETNPNEVIQQIQEIGGNIYLNDEKISRQKASGLLENPNAYSFIKHLDESNNKMALWIWDQVNTTDNKSANDQFEKNTPGINEAGKDFKQVVNSLRSINAYSAQNDWIHLYVEKDKSIGINGRKTDLQSLTQRLTELTQYSQNERKKYLKLILIVDPRITMDHINEINKVIQEYGVYSMIGHSIIEPPKGMSNYPTSIVKYNRILKLPVREQQTFDFSVSYDLLGKGYSTKDIEDSFKKSLGSIPTTRNNLEDRSTSQPVGEQKEIVRGFPDVKKDSKRKIEDQEAKVRGRKQIIKQIRENMVNSVNELIEKGDVVTYFEDGKEITASKAFNLAKEVEIGNRDMILTTISGSKTPVIWANLRSLVIHSDSGFSFKYEEEYPEGKFFE, encoded by the coding sequence GTGGGGGTCCTATGTTTTATATTTAGGTTTTTTAAAAATCTTCTATATTTAAAAAAGCTTGTAGAAACTAACGATAAAGTAGTCGAAAGAATAAGCACCAAAGTCCTATTACCTTTCAGGCAGATACCCTATTCCTACTTCAGATATATTTTTGTTGAAAAAGATGCTTTTAAAAGTAATCAAATTCCGAAGGAAATTTTAAAACATGAAGAGGCTCATGTTCAACAAAATCATACGCTGGATTTACTAATTTTAGAAATTCTACAGATCATCTTCTGGTTTAATCCATTGTTCTATTTCATCAAAAGGTCAATGCGCTTAAACCATGAGTTTATGGCAGACGAGGCTGTTCTAAAACAGAAAAACATTATCCCTGCCGATTATCTAAACTTATTAATTAACAGCTCGTATGGTATAAATCAAACCATTATGACGAGTTCATTTAAAAATTCATTAATCAAAAAAAGAGTAGTTATGATTTCAAATTCATTTTCAAAAAAGAGAGCACGATTAAAAATTGGATTTATTGTGCCTGTATTATGTTGTTGTATCTATTTTTTTAATAATGATATTGTGGCTCATCCCATTCCTGTGGATGAAAGAGAAGTTAATACTGCAGAGAATGAACCAAATTTGTCGAATTCTGCTGATTCTTTGATATATGGAAGGATCAATTATTTACAATCAGAAGGGAAAGCTCATAAAGGTTTTAGAGTAATTACTAACAGATGGGCTATTAAAAACAGGAAAGATAAAATAGTAGGAGATAAAAAGCTGGATATTTTAATACAGGATCAGAAAATCCAAGTAAACGGTAAAGCTGTTAACGTTGATGAATTCGTTCAGGTTATAAATTCCATAACCCATACCTGGACCAAAGAAGATGCAATGCTATACAAATTAAGTGTATCTCTTGACAGTAAAGAAAATCCTGTTTACTCCAGGCTTTCCATGAGGTTCACAGAAACCGATCTTTTTAAAATGGATCCTTCACACGGTATGTATATTTATGAAACAAATCCCAATGAAGTTATTCAGCAAATACAGGAAATAGGAGGTAACATCTATCTCAATGATGAAAAAATATCGCGTCAAAAGGCTTCAGGATTACTTGAAAATCCAAATGCATATTCCTTTATTAAACATTTAGATGAATCAAATAATAAAATGGCATTATGGATCTGGGATCAGGTAAATACGACTGACAACAAAAGTGCTAATGATCAATTTGAGAAGAACACACCGGGGATCAATGAAGCGGGGAAAGATTTTAAGCAGGTAGTTAATTCCCTGCGGAGTATAAATGCCTATTCCGCTCAAAATGACTGGATACACCTTTATGTGGAAAAAGATAAATCCATTGGAATAAATGGACGAAAAACCGATTTGCAAAGCCTTACCCAAAGGTTAACCGAGCTTACACAGTACTCGCAAAATGAGCGTAAAAAATATTTAAAGTTGATCCTCATCGTTGATCCAAGGATTACTATGGACCATATCAATGAGATAAATAAGGTTATTCAGGAATATGGAGTCTACTCCATGATTGGGCATTCTATTATCGAGCCACCGAAAGGAATGTCTAATTACCCTACAAGTATAGTTAAATATAACCGTATATTGAAATTGCCAGTCCGGGAACAACAGACTTTTGATTTCTCAGTAAGTTATGATCTTTTGGGTAAGGGATATTCTACGAAAGATATTGAGGATAGCTTCAAGAAGTCATTGGGGTCTATTCCTACCACAAGAAATAACCTTGAAGATAGATCAACCAGCCAGCCAGTAGGAGAACAAAAGGAAATTGTTCGAGGATTTCCTGATGTGAAGAAAGATTCTAAGCGAAAAATTGAAGATCAGGAAGCCAAAGTTCGCGGCAGAAAGCAAATTATTAAACAGATAAGAGAAAATATGGTTAATTCGGTCAACGAGCTCATAGAAAAAGGAGATGTTGTTACATATTTTGAAGATGGAAAGGAAATAACTGCTTCTAAAGCTTTTAATCTTGCAAAAGAGGTAGAAATTGGTAATAGAGATATGATTCTTACGACAATCTCCGGTTCCAAAACTCCTGTAATTTGGGCTAATTTAAGAAGTCTGGTGATTCATAGTGACTCGGGTTTTTCATTTAAATACGAAGAAGAATACCCGGAGGGAAAATTTTTTGAATAG
- a CDS encoding SDR family oxidoreductase: MTDLKNKTVLVTGSSQGLGKKIAQEFSGKGANVIINYNSNRNKAEQLVQEINSRGGSAISVLADVSQKDQVEELVARSIQEFGKIDIVINNAGIMTTKLLKDFSEEEFDRHFAINVRSVFLVMKIVSERMENYGRIINISSSTTRMMMPTYSIYSATKAAVEQMTRVFAKEIGAKGITVNSVLPGPLITELFLEGKSRELIERIAGLAVLNRIGEVDDIIPLVLFLAGKESQWITGQNIGINGGMA, from the coding sequence ATGACAGACTTAAAAAACAAAACTGTACTGGTAACCGGATCCTCTCAAGGTCTTGGAAAGAAAATCGCACAGGAATTTTCGGGAAAAGGAGCCAATGTGATCATTAATTATAACTCAAACAGAAATAAAGCAGAACAGCTTGTTCAGGAAATTAATTCCAGGGGAGGGAGTGCGATTTCTGTTTTGGCAGACGTTAGCCAAAAGGATCAGGTGGAGGAACTTGTTGCCAGAAGTATTCAGGAATTTGGAAAAATTGATATTGTAATTAACAATGCGGGAATTATGACAACAAAATTGCTGAAGGATTTTTCAGAAGAAGAATTTGACCGTCATTTTGCCATTAACGTCAGGAGTGTTTTTCTTGTTATGAAAATTGTTTCTGAGCGAATGGAAAACTACGGAAGAATCATAAATATCTCCAGTTCCACAACCCGAATGATGATGCCCACCTATTCAATTTATTCAGCAACTAAAGCTGCAGTCGAACAAATGACCCGGGTCTTCGCTAAAGAAATTGGAGCTAAAGGCATTACTGTAAATTCCGTTTTGCCGGGACCTTTGATTACGGAATTATTTTTAGAGGGAAAATCCCGGGAGCTTATTGAGAGAATTGCAGGTTTGGCAGTTTTGAACAGGATAGGGGAAGTAGATGATATTATTCCGCTTGTTCTGTTTCTGGCGGGTAAGGAATCACAATGGATCACCGGGCAAAATATAGGGATCAATGGAGGAATGGCATAA
- a CDS encoding AraC family transcriptional regulator, producing the protein MLKRPEEITIKFNEILDGHLKKIVSGEIEVFPEIHEIAGLMCIHPTHLSNTIKEVTGKAPCDVCNEKTIAAAKKLLSDPGCTIREVALRLTFEPSNFTKYFKRHTKRNTFSIQEFYF; encoded by the coding sequence ATGCTTAAACGACCTGAGGAAATTACAATTAAATTCAATGAGATTCTCGATGGGCATTTGAAAAAAATAGTTAGTGGGGAAATTGAAGTATTTCCCGAAATACATGAAATAGCAGGTTTAATGTGTATTCACCCCACTCATTTAAGTAATACAATTAAAGAAGTTACGGGTAAGGCACCTTGTGATGTTTGCAATGAAAAAACGATTGCCGCAGCCAAAAAACTGCTAAGCGATCCCGGGTGCACCATTAGAGAGGTGGCATTAAGGCTAACATTTGAACCCTCGAATTTCACAAAATACTTCAAAAGGCACACTAAGCGAAACACCTTCTCAATTCAGGAATTCTATTTTTAA
- a CDS encoding GNAT family N-acetyltransferase, producing MTRLEREDNGRKGRFIIYENEKFAGEMTYTWAGNDKFIIDHTGVEEEFGGKGFGRQLVMEAVEFARKEEVKILPLCPYAKKVFDKNADITDVRF from the coding sequence ATGACAAGATTAGAAAGAGAAGACAACGGCAGGAAAGGCAGATTTATCATTTATGAGAATGAGAAATTTGCAGGAGAAATGACCTACACCTGGGCCGGGAATGATAAATTTATTATTGATCATACAGGAGTGGAAGAAGAGTTTGGAGGAAAAGGTTTCGGGAGGCAATTAGTCATGGAAGCCGTGGAATTTGCCCGTAAAGAAGAAGTAAAAATTCTCCCGCTTTGTCCTTACGCGAAGAAAGTATTTGACAAGAACGCTGATATCACGGATGTGAGATTTTAG
- a CDS encoding monoheme cytochrome C — MEAHDQHKGRKFFSRNKRKIFLFAIPILLVTGIAFLIYYSRTQVDTSKDPTIEISAENAVSPVDPQIENGIHVQSGLVDDEGLYVVIGSCTSCHSSALILQNRYSREGWHERIEWMQETQGLWDLGENEDIILDYLASNYAPEEPRGRRKPLKDIQWYELKE; from the coding sequence TTGGAAGCTCACGACCAGCACAAAGGGAGAAAATTTTTTAGCCGGAATAAAAGAAAAATATTTCTCTTTGCAATTCCCATTCTCCTGGTTACAGGAATTGCCTTTTTAATTTATTATTCCCGCACACAGGTAGATACATCTAAAGATCCCACAATTGAAATTTCCGCAGAAAATGCAGTATCCCCTGTCGATCCTCAAATTGAAAATGGTATTCATGTGCAATCAGGTCTTGTGGATGATGAAGGATTGTATGTTGTCATTGGCAGTTGTACATCCTGTCACTCCAGTGCGCTTATTTTACAGAACCGCTACTCCCGGGAAGGCTGGCATGAAAGAATTGAGTGGATGCAGGAAACCCAGGGCCTTTGGGATCTGGGGGAGAATGAAGATATAATTCTGGATTACCTGGCTTCCAATTACGCTCCGGAAGAACCCCGCGGCCGCCGCAAACCTCTCAAAGATATCCAGTGGTATGAACTAAAGGAGTAA
- a CDS encoding (4Fe-4S)-binding protein, translating to MPKVYNPQEKPWLKITNASTQELIEQLALCPSRALSIKNLGQ from the coding sequence TTGCCCAAAGTTTATAATCCACAGGAGAAGCCCTGGCTAAAAATTACCAATGCTTCTACACAGGAATTAATTGAGCAGCTTGCGTTATGTCCTTCCCGTGCTTTAAGTATTAAAAATTTGGGGCAATGA
- a CDS encoding alpha-ketoglutarate-dependent dioxygenase AlkB: METLVPGLLLYPDFINKSLEEELIAEIDSQPWVVDYDRRLQYYGYRNELESPYDLVKFPVPIPPKMYELSRKIVEQKIIEKQPDQVIINEYSPGQGIRPHKDRNYFDNQICGINLGSGCVMKFKKISGGEVIDVEIPRRSLYVMQDEARYKWNHSIPPRKKDNIDGNIKHRERRLSITYRKVMPKKVKPINPEGKVAAMLREHFGI; encoded by the coding sequence ATGGAAACCTTAGTGCCGGGATTATTGTTGTATCCTGATTTTATAAATAAATCACTGGAAGAGGAATTAATAGCTGAAATTGATTCCCAGCCCTGGGTCGTAGACTATGACAGAAGGTTGCAATATTACGGTTACAGGAATGAATTGGAGTCTCCATACGACCTGGTAAAATTTCCGGTTCCCATACCTCCGAAAATGTATGAGCTGTCCCGGAAGATTGTGGAACAAAAAATTATAGAAAAACAGCCGGACCAGGTGATCATTAATGAGTACTCTCCCGGGCAGGGAATAAGACCGCATAAGGACAGGAACTATTTTGATAATCAAATTTGTGGCATCAACCTTGGGAGTGGCTGCGTGATGAAATTTAAAAAAATATCGGGCGGGGAAGTGATAGATGTGGAAATCCCCAGGCGATCCTTATATGTGATGCAGGACGAGGCGAGGTACAAATGGAACCACTCCATCCCTCCACGTAAAAAGGATAATATCGATGGAAATATAAAACACAGAGAAAGAAGATTATCCATCACGTACCGTAAAGTAATGCCGAAAAAAGTTAAACCTATTAATCCTGAAGGTAAGGTAGCAGCGATGTTAAGGGAGCATTTCGGTATCTGA
- a CDS encoding molybdopterin-dependent oxidoreductase has translation MGKTKHISGDLQKVPISRGVPISKAMQEETLIAWAMNGEEIPVTHGYPLRLVCGGWPKHQLLENGCTKLWFATGFTTVQRCWAPLIVCLKILWLPVLKCLKKIL, from the coding sequence ATGGGAAAGACTAAGCACATTAGCGGAGATTTGCAAAAGGTTCCTATTTCGCGGGGCGTCCCCATTTCCAAGGCAATGCAGGAAGAAACCTTAATTGCCTGGGCCATGAACGGGGAAGAAATCCCGGTAACACATGGTTACCCATTGCGCCTGGTGTGCGGTGGCTGGCCTAAGCATCAACTTCTGGAAAATGGCTGCACAAAATTGTGGTTCGCGACCGGGTTCACGACGGTCCAAAGATGTTGGGCACCTCTTATCGTGTGCCTAAAAATCCTGTGGCTCCCGGTACTAAAGTGCCTGAAGAAGATTTTGTAA
- a CDS encoding BlaI/MecI/CopY family transcriptional regulator: MQLSKAEEQLMQILWKRKRAYMKDLINAYPEPKPATTTIATLLKRMRDKKFVDFVQDSRSREYFPLIKREAYFSKQINGLIKNFFNNSAAQFASFFTEESDLSEAELKELRNIIDERIKKQ, encoded by the coding sequence ATGCAACTATCTAAAGCTGAAGAACAATTGATGCAAATTCTGTGGAAACGGAAAAGAGCCTATATGAAAGATTTAATAAACGCTTATCCGGAACCTAAACCTGCAACAACAACAATAGCAACTTTACTTAAAAGAATGCGGGATAAAAAATTTGTGGATTTCGTTCAGGATAGCCGCTCCAGAGAATATTTTCCTTTAATAAAAAGGGAAGCTTATTTTTCGAAGCAAATTAATGGATTAATCAAAAATTTCTTTAATAATTCAGCTGCTCAATTCGCTTCGTTCTTTACTGAAGAATCAGATTTATCTGAAGCTGAGTTAAAAGAACTCCGAAATATTATAGATGAACGTATTAAGAAGCAGTAA
- a CDS encoding VOC family protein, whose amino-acid sequence MPLINPHINFNGNAEEAFSFYKSVFGGEFAKIIRFKELAGPEFPVAENEENKIIHIALPIGKSNMLMGNDVPESLGPTNENENRSKIVVLTETKEEAEKLFHGLSAGGQVEGPIGDSPWGSYFGCFRDKYGIEWIVEFDPEYKAKG is encoded by the coding sequence ATGCCTCTAATCAATCCTCACATCAATTTCAACGGAAATGCTGAAGAAGCATTTAGCTTTTACAAATCAGTTTTTGGCGGAGAGTTTGCAAAAATTATCCGATTTAAAGAGCTGGCAGGTCCGGAATTTCCGGTAGCAGAAAATGAAGAGAATAAGATTATTCATATCGCCCTGCCAATAGGTAAAAGTAATATGTTGATGGGGAATGATGTTCCGGAAAGTTTGGGGCCAACGAATGAAAATGAGAACAGAAGCAAAATTGTAGTGCTCACCGAAACCAAAGAAGAAGCAGAAAAACTTTTTCACGGACTTTCAGCAGGAGGGCAGGTAGAAGGGCCAATAGGGGATAGTCCGTGGGGTTCTTATTTTGGCTGTTTTCGGGATAAATATGGTATTGAATGGATCGTGGAATTTGATCCGGAGTATAAGGCAAAAGGATAA